In a single window of the Rhodamnia argentea isolate NSW1041297 chromosome 2, ASM2092103v1, whole genome shotgun sequence genome:
- the LOC115726141 gene encoding protein NOI4-like, translating to MSEKGQPLPKFGEWDVNDPASAEGFTVIFNKARDEKKTGGKPESPGKADAQIRHTVDPGKPPTKKWLCCIQSSPAES from the exons ATGTCG GAAAAGGGTCAACCACTGCCAAAGTTCGGCGAATGGGATGTCAATGACCCTGCTTCTGCTGAGGGATTTACTGTCATCTTCAACAAGGCTAGAGATGAGAAAAAGACCGGTGGCAAGCCTGAATCTCCAGGAAAGGCTGATGCTCAGATTAGGCATACAGTTGATCCCGGCAAGCCACCAACT AAGAAGTGGTTGTGCTGCATCCAGAGCTCACCTGCAGAATCTTGA
- the LOC115726133 gene encoding transmembrane emp24 domain-containing protein p24beta2-like gives MGYPLFRHVLVAMLALLSSLQAVSGIRFVIDREECFSHNVEYDGDTVHVSFVVIKSDSSWHYSEDGVDLLVKGPSGDQIHDFHDKISEKFEFVAHRKGVHRFCFTNKSPYHETIDFDVHVGHYSFHDEHAKDEHFNPLLDQIGKLEEALYNIQFEQHWLEAQTERQAIVNDLMSRRAIHKAFFESAALIGASVLQVYLLRRLFERKLGMSRV, from the exons TCCTTGTTGCAATGCTGGCGCTGCTCTCAAGCCTCCAAGCTGTGTCCGGGATTAGATTTGTCATCGACAGGGAGGAGTGCTTCTCTCACAATGTTGAGTATGATGGGGATACGGTGCACGTTTCTTTTGTTGTGATCAAGTCCGACTCATCTTGGCATTATAGTGAAGATGGTGTTGATCTTCTG GTGAAGGGACCTTCTGGTGATCAAATCCACGACTTTCACGACAAGATAAGCGAGAAGTTTGAGTTTGTCGCTCATCGTAAAGGAGTCCACCGTTTCTGTTTCACTAACAAGTCTCCTTATCATGAAACCATTGACTTTGACGTGCATGTTGGGCATTATTCGTTCCATGATGAGCATGCAAAAGATG AGCATTTCAACCCTTTGTTGGATCAGATAGGAAAATTAGAAGAAGCTCTGTACAACATTCAATTCGAGCAGCACTGGCTAGAGGCTCAGACTGAACGGCAAGCAATAG TGAACGATTTGATGAGCCGGAGGGCAATACATAAGGCCTTCTTCGAGTCGGCGGCACTCATTGGAGCAAGTGTCCTTCAAGTTTACCTCCTCCGCCGTCTATTTGAAAGGAAGCTCGGGATGTCAAGAGTCTAG